The following are encoded together in the Daphnia magna isolate NIES linkage group LG8, ASM2063170v1.1, whole genome shotgun sequence genome:
- the LOC116928431 gene encoding uncharacterized protein LOC116928431, with protein sequence MAAFEWDCDCRWSEWDFDSTEWTTASVSDAGSTGRPAPPPPPFFDLPPPPLPPSLQPPPELCSTAADHPLGLETCQAFLVSDAERQVPVDSSSSAAAIFIPAVVLTIAFFIIGFVAWRFRKQKLNQKALLRCQQKTINGAGGVAVGGGMMDGVPALLQGLNGRQTGANINEDENGVFYDELISYPPQFRAPNHPPAYEMKDVLLEPTSPCHCTAHPLLGNGSGRNVRNGCSGGVPRSTLHCQQPHYVTSPYRCGSHSPPSSSTPTIDEQHDCSWITEPVYEELPSGPEDLDGRYPQDQQRLRHRNDSVSINDSLRSQRGGSAYQRPSNYSNWSGEEPGETDFFLPPSTWYHQQTQQSTPILKGHMTTQGPVRQGRGGIRAAWREVEPAPHCRGTLSSVSQPNSGRRKRKVKSMKTPGGGGGGGGGVGGGMETLDNQNLHYHCSGLYRGICPPEEPPFAAVENDPAIASLLDQDSPVPPEQLTTPTKTQPRYYYYSESDDYGVMNQPTRTLSNSRRAAQLQQQRHLSRVQRTLQARSPTSVSSDKNVGLN encoded by the exons ATGGCAGCGTTCGAATGGGACTGCGATTGCCGTTGGAGCGAATGGGATTTCGATTCAACGGAATGGACGACGGCGTCGGTGAGCGACGCTGGCAGCACCGGTCGGCCAGCGCCGCCTCCGCCGCCTTTCTTCGACCTGCCACCTCCACCTCTGCCGCCGTCACTTCAACCTCCGCCGGAGTTGTGTTCCACAGCAGCCGACCATCCATTGGGACTCGAAACTTGCCAAGCTTTTTTG GTAAGCGATGCCGAACGTCAAGTTCCCGTCGACAGCTCGTCCTCTGCCGCCGCCATTTTCATCCCGGCCGTCGTGCTCACCATCGCCTTTTTCATTATTGGCTTTGTCGCGTGGAG GTTCCGCAAACAAAAGTTGAACCAGAAAGCGCTTTTACGTTGCCAACAAAAGACGATCAACGGAGCCGGAGGAGTTGCAGTTGGCGGAGGGATGATGGACGGCGTTCCGGCTTTACTTCAAGGCCTCAACGGTCGTCAAACAGGAGCCAATATCAACGAAGACGAGAACGGCGTCTTCTACGACGAACTCATTTCTTATCCGCCCCAATTCCGAGCGCCTAACCATCCGCCCGCTTACGAG ATGAAGGACGTGCTGCTCGAGCCGACTTCGCCATGCCACTGCACCGCTCATCCGCTGCTAGGCAACGGAAGCGGTAGGAACGTGAGGAACGGCTGTAGTGGCGGCGTTCCTCGTAGCACTTTGCACTGCCAGCAGCCGCACTACGTGACGTCGCCTTACCGCTGCGGCAGTCATTCGCCACCGTCGTCTTCGACGCCCACTATCGACGAACAGCACGACTGCAGCTGGATTACCGAACCCGTTTACGAAGAGCTGCCTTCAG GTCCCGAAGACCTGGACGGGCGATACCCGCAGGATCAGCAGCGCTTGCGGCATCGGAACGACTCGGTCAGCATTAATGATTCATTACGCAGCCAAAGAG GTGGCTCTGCATACCAGAGGCCTTCGAATTACAGCAACTGGAGTGGCGAGGAGCCTGGGGAAACGGATTTCTTTTTGCCACCGTCCACCTGGTACCATCAACAGACACAGCAAAGCACTCCCATCTTGAAGGGTCACATGACGACTCAAGGACCTGTGAGACAAGGACGAGGCGGAATTCGAGCAGCTTGGAGAGAGGTGGAACCTGCTCCCCACTGTCGTGGTACTTTAAGTAGCGTCAGTCAACCCAATTCCGGCCGGAGGAAACGCAAAGTCAAATCAATGAAAACTCCCGGTGGAGGTGGAGGTGGAGGTGGAGGAGTAGGTGGAGGGATGGAAACGCTGGACAACCAAAATCTCCATTATCACTGCAGCGGTCTCTATCGCGGTATATGTCCGCCGGAAGAGCCTCCTTTCGCGGCCGTAGAAAACGACCCTGCGATCGCCTCTTTGCTGGATCAAGACAGTCCGGTTCCGCCGGAGCAACTCACTACCCCAACGAAAACTCAGCCGCGCTATTATTACTACTCGGAAAGCGACGATTATGGCGTAATGAACCAGCCGACACGGACCTTGTCCAATTCACGACGGGCAGCCCAATTACAGcagcaacgccatctatcacGCGTGCAGCGAACCCTTCAGGCGCGGTCGCCAACATCGGTGTCCTCCGACAAGAATGTCGGCCTCAATTAG
- the LOC116928427 gene encoding dixin, whose amino-acid sequence MGSMFKWKVSSLGSRGNGNSSGGSSKKADKHLNNNAPPPATTQQPPPPTDKNKASDSRDNCPPPQKAIQQPQPQQPVPPPFSPILARSADGFSPRQRPLVQQPHQQQPQQQNLQQQQQQQLQQTQPKSIGHHYRPVPPAEPQYHQQHHGAADGSQSWNEWNQQLLAYTAWVNSQLRKRPELPLIEDMGNDLQDGVLVAKLIEIITGKDIRGIDVNAKTQQVKRDNFEKILTFLASQRVRTSTVTSRDLATGNLKSLMRLILSLASHYKPHSVKQGRDSASFRANSQTTPNLNVPTNRRFPATGFEPQEVDMKTVNALATLRRQNTNSGATAIRPALATSSSAADLLMSPSVQRRYTMNGSTINREIASQLSQFGTISNSRSLANLQHHNHDDSLIESPRQHTAMATSTSVGDLNTSEEDATIRKPILKKDSKYGSRRELPALGVSGVVSKGRPSIFEFWENMLGPQPDQTGSMIITAGESSDANENNSGSRASMRRVLPPLPGQPQSLTVSTSTNNTAFNNNSSGNAELLGSRGEVEGSSNQPSPTCVSGEIDPGYWSAVRGNNNHEEMMSTTPVKAHHDLLMDDLNRTKKQLAELQNMLLTNQQEATMTESKGTTTTASTDPDAISWLRSTLHSVDQRCTNLQTDLKKAQQDCLTLDGSRRGLAACLANQEEALGSLRQELVRTTLANQTMTNEKVEMQRKLEEKDRQIADLRRQLAAKDRVMETQRAVLEEASHNFTPALRAKLDKNISTMDARRNQYREELHVAREALSSLRSNFRGNDPNHHTLDTLEQCMAFLLERIAGPDTLDMTSSSASQSTLIQRHSNDTLKRSNINGYHGDQFTKVVYFTERTVTPFLTVIPRRLGEISLRDFKTLFDRPGVYRFHFKAQDAEYGFVKEEIADDNMILPGFDGKIIAWVEEIQV is encoded by the exons ATGGGCAGCATGTTTAAGTGGAAGGTTTCATCGCTGGGGTCGCGCGGCAACGGCAACAGTTCCGGCGGCAGCAGCAAAAAAGCCGATAAACACCTCAATAATAACGCGCCTCCGCCAGCCACAACACAACAACCACCGCCGCCAACCGACAAAAATAAAGCTAGCGATTCAAG GGATAATTGTCCGCCCCCTCAGAAAGCCATCCAGCAACCACAGCCACAGCAGCCAGTGCCTCCACCTTTCTCACCAATTCTAGCGCGATCCGCTGATGGATTTTCTCCTCGTCAGCGTCCTTTGGTTCAACAGCCTCACCAACAGCagccacaacaacaaaatcttcaacaacaacaacagcaacagcttCAGCAGACACAGCCAAAATCCATTGGTCACCATTATCGGCCAGTTCCGCCTGCCGAACCCCAATACCATCAGCAGCACCACGGAGCCGCCGATGGATCGCAATCATGGAACGAGTGGAATCAACAATTGCTG GCGTATACGGCCTGGGTAAATTCGCAGTTGAGGAAGCGGCCTGAACTGCCGTTGATTGAAGACATGGGAAACGACCTGCAAGACGGTGTCCTTGTCGCCAAGTTGATTGAAATTATCA CTGGCAAAGACATTCGTGGTATCGACGTCAACGCCAAAACGCAACAGGTCAAACGAGACAATTTTGAAAAGATTTTGACTTTTTTGGCGTCGCAACGCGTGAGGACATCTACCGTGACGTCTCGCGACCTGGCCACCGGCAATCTCAAGTCCCTAATGAGGTTGATATTATCGCTGGCTTCGCACTACAAACCGCATAGCGTGAAGCAAGGAAGGGATTCGG CTTCGTTTCGGGCCAATTCACAGACGACGCCCAACCTAAATGTGCCGACAAATCGACGGTTTCCAGCAACAGGTTTTGAACCACAGGAGGTGGATATGAAGACGGTCAACGCTTTGGCCACCCTGCGACGACAGAACACCAACAGCGGCGCCACAGCCATACGGCCCGCTTTAG CCACATCGTCATCTGCTGCGGATTTGCTCATGTCACCAAGTGTGCAACGGCGATACACCATGAACGGATCAACAATTAACCGCGAAATTGCATCGCAACTATCGCAATTCGGGACAATTTCGAATTCCCGATCGTTGGCCAATTTGCAACATCACAATCACGACGATAGCCTGATTGAATCGCCTCGTCAACACACGGCTATGGCCACGTCGACGTCAGTTGGCGATTTGAATACCAGTGAAGAGGACGCCACCATTCGAAAACCAATTCTGAAAAAGGATTCGAAATATGGCAGCCGTAGAGAATTGCCCGCCTTGGGGGTCTCAGGTGTCGTGTCTAAAGGCAGGCCATCcattttcgaattttgggAAAACATGCTCGGCCCTCAGCCAGACCAAACGGGCAGTATGATTATCACAGCAGGTGAAAGTAGCGATGCCAATGAGAATAATAGCGGATCCAGGGCCAGCATGCGTCGTGTTCTTCCACCTTTGCCCGGCCAGCCTCAGAGTCTCACTGTGAGCACTTCAACTAATAACACTGCTTTCAACAACAATAGCAGTGGGAATGCCGAATTACTGGGCAGCCGAGGCGAAGTGGAAGGTTCGTCCAATCAACCAAGTCCAACGTGCGTGTCCGGTGAAATTGATCCTGGCTATTGGAGCGCCGTGCGAGGCAATAACAACCACGAAGAAATGATGAGCACGACGCCCGTCAAAGCTCACCATGACCTACTCATGGACGACCTCAATCGCACGAAGAAGCAACTAGCTGAACTCCAAAATATG CTGTTGACCAACCAACAAGAAGCGACCATGACGGAAAGTAAGGGAACTACTACCACTGCATCCACGGATCCTGATGCCATCTCTTGGTTAAGATCCACGCTTCATAGTGTAGATCAGAGGTGCACAAATCTGCAGACTGATTTGAAAAAGGCCCAGCAG GATTGCTTAACTTTGGACGGAAGCCGCCGAGGGTTGGCAGCCTGTTTGGCTAATCAAGAAGAAGCTCTGGGAAGCTTGCGGCAAGAACTAGTTCGAACCACTCTAGCCAACCAAACAATGACGAATGAAAAG GTTGAAATGCAGCGAAAATTGGAGGAGAAGGATCGCCAAATTGCAGATCTCAGACGTCAGCTTGCTGCCAAAGATCGTGTGATGGAAACTCAACGAGCCGTACTGGAAGAAGCATCGCACAATTTCACACCGGCTTTACGAGCTAAG CTGGACAAGAACATTAGCACAATGGATGCTAGAAGAAACCAATATCGTGAAGAGCTACATGTCGCACGCGAGGCTCTTTCCTCTCTCCGCTCAAACTTCAG AGGGAATGACCCGAATCACCACACTCTAGATACGTTGGAACAGTGTATGGCTTTCCTTCTTGAACGCATTGCGGGACCCGACACTTTAGACATGACATCGTCCTCCGCCTCGCAATCGACCTTGATCCAACGTCACAGTAACGACACCCTGAAGCGTAGTAACATTAATG GTTACCACGGGGACCAATTCACCAAAGTGGTCTATTTCACCGAACGAACAGTGACACCATTCCTGACAGTTATCCCACGTAGACTTGGAGAAATTTCCCTACGTGATTTCAAAACACTATTCGATCGACCTGGCGTTTATCGATTTCATTTCAAAGCTCAAGACGCCGAATACGGATTTGTTAAAGAGGAG ATTGCAGATGATAACATGATACTCCCAGGGTTTGATGGTAAGATAATTGCGTGGGTCGAAGAGATCCAAGTTTAG